In a genomic window of Cyprinus carpio isolate SPL01 chromosome A10, ASM1834038v1, whole genome shotgun sequence:
- the LOC109097361 gene encoding 2-oxoglutarate dehydrogenase, mitochondrial-like isoform X4 — protein MPHFLSGPISPIRGHHVAQLDPLGIMDADLDSYVPADIITSSGKLGFYGLEEADLDKVFRLPTTTFIGGSESALPLREIIRRLEMAYCQHIGVEFMFINDLQQCQWIRQKFEKPGVMQFTLDEKRTLLARMVRSTRFEEFLQRKWSSEKRFGLEGCESLIPALKTIIDKSSENGVESVIMGMPHRGRLNVLANVIRKELEQIFCQFDSKLEAADEGSGDVKYHLGMYHRRINRVTDRHITLSLMANPSHLEAVDPVVQGKTKAEQFYCGDSDGKRVMSILLHGDAAFAGQGIVYETFHLSDLLSYTTHGTIHVVVNNQIGFTTDPRMARSSPYPTDVARVVNAPIFHVNADDPEAVMYVCNVAAQWRATFHKDVVVDLVSYRRNGHNEMDEPMFTQPLMYKQIKKQKPVLQKYAEKLIAEGAVSRQEYEEEIAKYDKICEEAYNRSKDEKILHIKHWLDSPWPGFFTLDGQPKSMSCPSTGLNEEVLSHIGQMASSVPVEDFTIHGGLTRILKGRAMMVQNRSVHWALGEYMALGSLLKEGIHVRLSGQDVERGTFSHRHHVLHDQNVDKRTCIPMNYIDPNQAPYTVCNSSLSEYRVLGFELGFAMASPDALVLWEAQFGDFHNTAQCIIDQFISPGQAKWVRQNGIVLLLPHGMEGMGPEHSSARPERFLQMCNDDPDTYPKITEDFAVRQLYDCNWIVVNCSTPANYFHVLRRQILLPFRKPLIIFMPKSLLRHPEAKSSFDDMLPGTHFRRLIPEEGSASHNSAGVKRLIFCTGKVYYDLTKERKTRGLEDTVAISRIEQLSPFPFDLVKAEAEKYPQAQLLWCQEEHKNQGYYDYVKPRISRVFNNTRPTWYAGREPAAAPATGNKKTHLVELERFLNTAFNLNDFQGQS, from the exons ATGCCACACTTTCTATCGGGTCCCATCAGTCCG ATTCGAGGGCACCACGTTGCACAGCTGGATCCTCTGGGAATTATGGATGCAGATCTTGATTCGTACGTCCCGGCAGATATAATCACATCTTCTGGTAAACTTG GCTTCTATGGACTGGAAGAAGCAGATCTGGATAAAGTTTTCCGGCTTCCCACCACCACCTTCATCGGGGGAAGTGAAAGTGCCCTTCCACTCAGGGAAATCATCCGGCGTCTAGAG ATGGCCTACTGTCAGCACATTGGGGTGGAGTTCATGTTCATCAATGACCTGCAGCAGTGCCAGTGGATCAGACAGAAGTTTGAGAAGCCAGGAGTGATGCAGTTTACTCTGGACGAGAAAAGGACGCTACTGGCCCGTATGGTCCGCTCAACCAG GTTTGAGGAGTTCCTGCAGAGAAAATGGTCATCAGAGAAACGTTTTGGCCTAGAGGGATGCGAGTCTCTCATTCCTGCACTCAAAACCATCATCGACAAATCTAGTGAGAACGGAGTGGAGAGCGTTATCATGGGAATGCCACACAG AGGCCGTCTGAATGTGCTTGCTAATGTGATCCGGAAGGAGCTGGAACAGATTTTCTGCCAGTTTGATTCAAAGCTGGAAGCTGCAGATGAG GGCTCAGGTGATGTGAAGTATCATCTGGGTATGTACCACAGACGTATCAACCGGGTCACTGATCGTCACATCACTCTGTCTCTGATGGCCAACCCTTCACACCTGGAGGCAGTGGACCCTGTAGTGCAGGGCAAGACCAAGGCAGAGCAGTTCTACTGCGGTGACTCTGACGGCAAGAGG GTGATGTCCATCTTGTTGCATGGAGATGCAGCCTTCGCAGGTCAGGGCATCGTCTATGAGACCTTCCACCTGAGTGACCTGCTGTCCTACACCACACATGGCACTATTCATGTGGTCGTAAACAACCAG ATTGGCTTCACCACTGACCCTCGGATGGCGCGCTCCTCGCCGTACCCCACGGACGTGGCCAGAGTGGTCAACGCTCCCATCTTTCACGTTAATGCAGATGACCCTGAGGCTGTGATGTACGTGTGTAATGTGGCTGCACAATGGAGAGCCACTTTTCATAAAGATGTGGTGGTTGATCTG GTGAGCTACAGAAGGAACGGCCACAACGAGATGGACGAGCCGATGTTTACGCAACCTCTGATGTACAAACAGATAAAGAAACAGAAACCTGTTCTGCAGAAATACGCTGAAAAGCTCATTGCAGAAGGAGCTGTAAGCAGACAGGAATATGAG GAGGAAATTGCCAAGTATGACAAAATCTGTGAGGAGGCGTACAATCGTTCTAAAGATGAGAAGATCTTGCACATCAAGCACTGGCTTGACTCACCTtggccag GTTTCTTCACTCTGGACGGTCAACCCAAGAGCATGAGCTGTCCGTCCACTGGTCTCAATGAAGAAGTGCTCAGTCACATTGGTCAGATGGCTTCCTCTGTGCCTGTTGAGGATTTCACTATCCACGGAG GTCTCACCCGCATCCTGAAGGGCAGGGCTATGATGGTGCAGAACCGCTCAGTGCACTGGGCTCTGGGAGAATACATGGCCTTAGGTTCTCTGTTAAAAGAAGGCATTCATGTGCGTCTCAGTGGTCAAGATGTGGAGAGAGGGACCTTCAG TCATCGGCACCATGTCCTACACGATCAGAACGTGGACAAACGGACCTGCATTCCCATGAACTACATCGACCCAAACCAGGCTCCTTATACCGTGTGCAACAGCTCGCTGTCAGAATACAGGGTTCTTG GTTTTGAGCTTGGCTTTGCCATGGCAAGTCCTGACGCTCTAGTGCTCTGGGAGGCTCAGTTTGGAGACTTTCACAACACAGCCCAGTGCATCATCGACCAGTTCATCTCCCCCGGCCAGGCCAAGTGGGTCCGACAGAATGGCATCGTGCTGCTGCTGCCTCATGGCATGGAGGGCATG GGACCAGAACACTCCTCTGCCCGTCCGGAGAGATTCCTGCAGATGTGCAATGATGACCCTGACACTTACCCT aaaatcACAGAGGACTTTGCTGTCCGGCAGCTTTATGACTGTAACTGGATTGTGGTGAACTGTTCCACTCCTGCAAACTACTTCCATGTTCTTCGGAGGCAGATCCTTCTGCCCTTCAGAAAGCCT CTCATTATCTTCATGCCTAAATCACTGCTACGTCACCCAGAGGCCAAGTCGAGTTTTGACGACATGTTGCCAG GCACACACTTCAGACGTCTGATTCCAGAAGAGGGAAGTGCATCACACAATTCAGCTGGAGTGAAGCGTCTCATCTTCTGCACAGGAAAAGTTTATTATGACCTCACCAAAGAACGAAAGACCAGAGGCCTGGAGGATACAGTGGCCATCAGCCGCATTGAGCAG CTTTCTCCATTCCCGTTTGACCTGGTGAAAGCAGAGGCAGAGAAGTATCCACAGGCTCAGCTGCTGTGGTGCCAGGAAGAGCATAAGAATCAAGGCTACTATGACTATGTCAAGCCACGTATCAGCAGGGTGTTCAACAACACCCGTCCCACATG GTACGCTGGCCGAGAGCCTGCAGCTGCCCCCGCCACAGGCAACAAGAAGACTCATCTTGTGGAGTTGGAGCGATTCTTAAACACAGCCTTTAACCTGAATGACTTCCAGGGGCAGTCCTAA